GTCAACCAGAAGGATGGATTCATCGGCCACCCGGCCTGCATCGCCAATCGCCTCGTTGATTGCAAGCCGGGCCACTGCAAGCCGCTCAGGTCGCGATGCCGATGGTCGTCGTGGACGTATAGCCTCCCGCGACGCTGCCCGTCGTGGCCGGAGTCATCACCGCCATCTGCGCCGTTGTGTTGTCCCCGAAGATGCCATCGCTCGAAATCGAAACCCTTGAGTAGTTGGTGGCGCTGCTGCTGTAGGCTGAAGTGGCATAGACCGCCGAGCAGGCAGCGGCCGGCAGCGCGAGCTGCGAAGTCAGCACCGCGTAACGCCCCGACGTGGCGTTCGCCAGGCTCGAGAACACTTCGAAATGGATGTGCGGGTAGCGGCCCGAATAGCAGCCGGGGAAGATGGTGGTAAAGGTCACCTGGCCATTGCTGTCGGTCACCTGCACGCCGCGCAGGTAGCTCTCCGTCGGCAGACCATAGAGCGAATATTCGCCTTCGCGGTCGCAGTGCCAGAGATAGACTGCATAGCCGGCAAGCGGCGCGCAGCCGTTGTTGACGTTGGCCAGCGTCAGCGTGACCGTCAGCTGCACGCCTTGGGCCGTCGTCGTACTGTTGATGAAGCTCGACCGGATGTCGCTGCGCACGATGCCGCTGGCGACGAGCGCGTTCGAGGTAATGCCGTTCGAACTGTTAGTGCCATCGCCCGGGTATGGCCCGGCTGTCTCTCCCGCGGCGGTGCCGCATGAGGCCGAGGTGGCGCTGGCCGTAGGCGTGGGCGTGGCGGTCGCCGTCGCGCTGGGGGTTGGTGTGGGTGTTGCGGTCGTGCCGGTGCTGGCCGAAGAAGAACTGCCGTCGCCGCCGCAGGCTGCGACCAGCGCGGAGGTGCCAACCGCGCCCAACTGTCCCAATGCGCGCCGACGAGCCAACAGCTTGTCGAGCGCCAGCAGGTCCTGTCGCAGGCCACGATCGTGGCCGCCAAATTCCTTCATCGCGCAAACTCCCGATTGCTCAGGCGTGAGGTCTAGCGGTTGATCGTTTCGGCGGTTTTTCGACTTCGTTTCGACTATGTAACAGGAATGCCAGGTTCCAGTTCAACCGCACGATCGCTAATCTTCATGCCGTCAGGCTCGTGCCCAAACAACCAAAGCGACACTCGCAACTGAACGGATGGCGGCTTACGAAAGACCGATGCGATCCTCCGAATGTCCGATTTATCGGCGGAATAGTTCTTAAGGACGGTCTCGCGCAGGACGAACATCTTTGCCGCAGCCAAACCCGCTACTCTGGCCCGTGCTGTCGATGACGGCAGCATCGCCGATCCGCGCCGACACACCTACCAAGCGATGGTTTGGTTGCGACTGAGGCTGACTAAGGAGGAACCGCTTCGCATTCCGCTCGTCAGCCCAGATAGAACAGCCAGATGTACCACGCAACCAGCGCTACGAAGACAATGCCGCCTGCGCAACTGATGACTCTCGTCATGGGCTTTTCCCGTGGTTGAGATACGCCGCTCGAAAACCCTACGCACTGAGCGGCCAATCCAATCAACGGGGATGAGCGCAGTTCCCTTCGGAAAGAGAAGCGCGAAAAGGAAAACTCCCGGCGATAAGTAGCCCGGCTAGACTCGCTATCACGAAACGATTGGGGCGTTGTTGATAGCCGAGGCAGGGGCTGTCGCCGTTGAAGCAGCGTCCCAATTGCCTCCTATTGCCTGTATCAGCGCGACGGCTGCGGTCTGACGATCGACCACGACCTGCACGCGCGCCTGCCGCGCCGCGTAGGCCGCGGTCTGGGCGGTGACGACGCTTGCGTAGTCGATCGTGCCGGCCAGATACTGGTTGCGGGCGATCTGCTCGGCTCGGTCGGCCGAAGTCGCTGCCTGGTCGCGCATCTTCGCCTCGTCGGCATAGGCGGACACGGCGGCGAGCTCGTCCTCGACCTGCTGGAACGCCGTGAGCGCGGTCTGGCGATAGACCGCGGCGGCCTGGTCGTATTCGGCATGGGATTGCGCGAGCCGGGCCTTGTTGGCGCCGAAATCGAGCAGCGTCTCGACCGCGTTCAGGCCCAGCGACCACAGCGTAACCGGCGCTGCGAAGAGATCGCCGATGCCCGTCGCCGAAAGACCCGCGCCGGCGCTCAGCGAGACCTGCGGGAAGAAGGCGGCGCGCTGGATGCCGATGCCCGAATTGGCCGCGGCCACACGGCGTTCGGCCGCGGCGATGTCCGGCCGGCGCTGCAGTACCGTCGACGGGATCGTGCCGGGCACGTCGGGCACGACCGGGCTCCAGGCAACCGGTGCTATGGCGAAACTCGATGGATTCTCGCCGGCCAGCACGGCGATCGCATGCTCGAAGGCAGCGCGCTGGCGATCGAGGTCGCGGCGATCTGCCTGTGCATTGCTCAACGCGGTCTGCGCCTGATCGACGTCCGAATGGGCGACAGTGCCCGCCTTGTACTTGTTCTGCGTGATCGTCAGGGCACGGTCGTAGGCAATCACCGTCTGGTCGAGCAGCAGGCGCTCGGCGTCGATCCCGCGCAATTGCAGATAGTCGCTCGCCAGTTCGCCGCGCGCAGCCAGGGTCGCATTGGCGAGGTCTCCGGCGCCGGCCTGCTCGCTCGCGCGCGCCTGGTTGACGCCGTTGCCTAGCCGGCCCCAGAGGTCGGGCTCCCAGGTCGCGGCGATCTGCGCCGTGTAGCGTTGCCCGGTCGATCCCGAGCCGTTGAGCCCGCTGCCGCCGGTCGTCTTGCTGCCCGCGTCGGCTGCGTTGATCTGAGCCGTCACCGCCGGGAACAGCGCAGCGCGCTGCTCGCGCGTCACGGCGCGCGCCGCGGCATAGGCGGCGCGATACTGCGCCACGGTCTGGTTCGTGACTTCCACCTTCTCGACCAGCGCGGTCAGCACGGGATCGCCGAACAACGCCCACCAGGCGCCCTTGGCCACGGCATCTGAGGGTGCGGCCGAAGACCAGCCGGGCGCTTCCTTGAAGCTTTCGGGCAATGGTGCCAGCGTCGGCCGGTGATAGGCCGGGGCCATGCTGCAACCGGAAAGGAGCCCGGCAATGGCCAGCGCGGCGATCAGAGGGCGGGAACGGATCATGCGGGGGCTCCCTCTGGCAACGGGGCGTCACCGTGGCGGCTGAGCAGCCGCTCGTGATCCGAGCGGCGCCGGAAACGGTCGAGCGCGAGATAAACGACGGGGGTGGTGAGCAGCGTCAGAAGCTGGCTGGCGCAGAGCCCGCCGATGATCGCGATGCCCAGCGGCCGGCGCAGTTCGGCGCCATCTCCGAAACCGATCGCCAGCGGCAAGGCGCCGAGCGCCGCGGCCATGGTGGTCATCAGGATCGGCCGGAAACGCAGGATCGACGCCTCGCGGATCGCGTCGAAGGCGCTGAGCCCGCGGGCACGCTCGGCATCGAGCGCGAAGTCGATGATCATGATCGCGTTCTTCTTGACGATGCCGATCAGCAGGATGATGCCGATCAGCGCAATGAGGTCGAACTGGCCGCCCGTCACCACCAGCGCGAAGACGGCGCCGACCCCGGCCGAAGGCAGCGTCGACAGCACGGTCAGCGGATGGATCGCGCTTTCGTAGAGAATCCCGAGCACGATGTAGATCGCCAGCAACGCGCCGAGGATCAGCAAGGGCATGCTGGCGGTCGATTGCTGGAACACCTTGGCCGTGCCGCCGAAATCGCCGTGGACCGTCGCCGGCAGGTGGAGTCCGGCCTGGACCTGCGCGATACGCTGGGCCGCATCGCCCAGGGCGACGTGCGGCGGCATGTTGAAGCTGATCGTCGCTGAAGGTTCGGCATCGGTGTGGTTGACGCTGGCATTGGTCGAGCCGGTCGCCCAGTGGGAAACGGCCGACAGCGGCACCATGGTCAGCGCAGTGGTCGACACGGCGTTGCCCGCGGCGAGCGCGCTGGCAATCGGCGTCGAGCCGGCCGCGACGCCCGGCAAGGTGGGCACCGAGTTCTGACTGCTGGATACCGGAACATAGAGGTTCGCCAGTGCATCCGGCGTGCCGTTGAACTGGGGCGCCGCCTCCATGACCACGTGATACTGGTTGAGCCCCGAATAGATGTTCGCCACCTGCCGCTGGCCGAACGCGTCGTAGAGCGTCTGGTCGATCGCCTCCATGGTCACGCCGAGCCGCGCAGCGGCGTCGCGGTCGACGGTTACGAAGACGTCGGCACCGGCATCCTGCTGGTCGACGTTGACGTCGGCCAACACGTCGGCCTGCTTCTTCAGTGCATCGGTCAGCCGCTGCGCCGCATCCTGGAGCTGCGCCGCGCTTTCGGCCTTGAGCACGTATTGATAGGTCGAGTTGCTCTGCCGCCCGCCGACTTGCAGATCCTGCACCGGATTGAGAAAGGCGGTGACGCCGCTGATGCGGCCGAGCTTGGGGCGAAGGCGAGCGATGACTTGGTCGATCGCCGGCCTTTGCCCGCGCGGCACCAGCGTGGCGAACAGGAAGCCCCCGCCCGCCCGGCTACCGCCCGAAAAGGCGACCACGGTGCTCACCGCCGGATCGCTCTTGATCACCTTGACGATGCGGGTGAGCTTGGTCTGCATGTCGTGGAACGAGATGCTCTGATCTGCCCGGATACCCCCCATGATCGCGCCGGTATCCTGGCTGGGAAAGAAGCCCTTGGGCGCGAGCACGATCAGATAGACGTTGAGCGCAAGCGTGCCCGCCAGCAGCAGCAAGACCGCGCCGCGATTGGCCAGCGCCCAGTCGAGGCTGATCGTATAGCGCGCCTGCGCGAAATCGAATGCTCGGCGTGCGGTGCGCATCACCCGGACTTCGCGCTCGTTCGCGCGCAGCACCTGTGCCGCCAGCATCGGCGTGGTGGTCAGCGAAATGACGAGGCTGATCGCCACGGCCGCCGACATGGTCAGCGCGAATTCGCGGAACAGCCGGCCGACGAGGCCGCCCATGAAGATCAGCGGCGTGAAGACCGCAATCAGGCTGACCGAGATCGACAGCACGGTGAAGCCCACCTCGCGCGCGCCCTGCAAAGCGGCGTCGAAAGGCCGGGCGCCTTCCTCCAGGTGGCGACTGATGTTCTCCACGACGACGATCGCATCGTCGACGACGAAGCCGGTGGCGACGGTCAGCGCCATCAGCGACAGGTTGTCGAGGCTGAAACCGGCGAGGTACATGATGCCCAGAGTGCCGAGCAGCGAGGCGATAACCGCCACGGCCGGAATCAGCGTTGCGCGCCAGCTTCGCAGGAACAGGCTGACGACCAGCACGACCAGCAAGGTCGCGATCAGCAGGGTCACTTCCACTTCGTGCAGCGAGGCGCGGATCGTGGTCGTACGGTCATTGGCGACGGCCAGCTTGATGTCGCCCGGCATGGCCTTCTGCAACGCGGGAAGCTGGGCCTTGATCGCATCGACCGTGGCGACAATGTTGGCGCCCGGCTGACGGCTGATCACCACGGGCACGGCCTTGCGCCCGTTGAACAGGCCCATAGTGCGCACGTCCTCGGGCCCGTCGACGACATCGGCGATGTCGGACAACCGCACCGCCGCGCCATTGCGCCAGGCGATGATCGTGTTCCGATAGTCGGCGGCGTGCAGCCCGGGCTGGTTCGAATAGACCTGGAACGCATTGTCCGCGACATCGACCACGCCGCGCGGCCGGTTTGCGCTTTCCGATTCCAGCGCGGTGCGCACGTCCTCCAGCGCGATACCGTAACGCGAGAGCGCGACCGGGTTCAGCTCGGCCCGGACCGAGGGCAGCGCCGCGCCGCCCAGCTCGACATTGCCCACACCCTGCACCTGCAGCAGCTTCTGCGCGACGATGTTGGACACCGCGTCATAGATCTCGGAAGGGCTGTGCGTCGTCGAGGTCAGCGTCAGGATCAGGATCGGCGCGTCGGCCGGGTTCATCTTGCGATAGCTGGGATTGGTCTTGAGCGTGGTCGGCAGGTCGGCCCGCGCGGCGTTAATCGCCGCCTGGACGTCGCGCGCGGCGCCGTCGATGTTGCGCGACAGATCGAACTGGAGCGTGATCTGGGCCGAGCCGACGCCCGAGCGCGAGCTCATCTCGGTAACGCCGGCGATCACGCCGAGCCGATGTTCGAGCGGAGCCGCCACAGTCGACGCCATCGTCTGCGGGCTCGCGCCGGGCAGGTTGGCCTGGACGACGATCGTCGGGAAATCGACCTGCGGCAGCGGCGCGACCGCCAGCGAGAAGAAGGCAGCGACGCCCGCGAGCATAAGCCCCAAAGTCAGCAGCAAAGTGCCGACCGGGCGGTGAATGAAAGGCGCTGCGAGGTTCATGTCGGCTGGACCAGAGCTGCGCCGTCATGACCGTTGCGCGCCTTGTGCCGGCGCTTCAGGCCCTCGAAGGCCAGGAAGATCACCGGCGTGGTGAACAGCGTCAGCGCCTGGCTCAGCACCAGGCCGCCGGCGATGGCAATACCCAGCGGCTGGCGCAGCTCATACCCCATGCCCCCGCCGAAGATCAGCGGCAGCGCGGCGAACAGGGCCGCGAAAGTGGTCATCATGATCGGGCGGAAACGCAGCAGCGCGGCCTGGCGAATCGCGGCGTAAGCATCCATCCCGTCCTCGCGCATCGCCTGCAGCGCGAAGTCGATCATCATGATCGCGTTCTTCTTGACGATGCCGATCAGCAGCACGATGCCGATGATCCCGATCACGCCCAGCCCATAGCCGGTGAGCCCCAGTGCCAGCAGCGCGCCGACACCGGCCGATGGCAGCGTCGAAAGGATCGTGATCGGATGGACGAAGCTTTCATAGAGCACGCCCAGCACGATGTAGACGACCACGATCGCGGCAAGGACCAGCCAGAACTCGTTGGCGAGCGAGGCCTGGAACGCGCCAGCAGAGCCCGAGAAGTTGGTCGTCACGGCGGCGGGAATGCCGAGGCCCTGCTCGACCTGCTTGATCACGTCCACCGCCCCGCCGAGCGAGGTGCCCGCAGCCAGGTTGAAGCCGATCGTCGCCGAGGGGAACTGCGCCTCGCGCGCGATCACGAGCGGGGCGAGGCCCTGCCGGATCGTCGCCACGGCGCCGAGCGGGATCGCGCTGCCGTTGGCGACGGGGATGTAGAGGCCGGCGAGGCCCTGCGGCCCCGACAGCATGTCGGGCGTGGCTTCCAGGATTACGCGGTTCTGGCTCGACTGGGTATAGATCGTCGAGACGATCCGCTGGCCAAAAGCGTCGTAGAGCGCATTGTCGATCGCCAGCGCCGACAGGCCCAGCCGGGCAGCGGCATCGCGGTTGATGTCCACGGTCACGGCCGCGCCCTGCCCCAGTACGTTGGCGGTGACGTCGGTCAGCTCGGGGCGCCGGGCCAGCGCCGTGGCCAGCTTCTGCCCCCATTCGTCGACCTGAGCCTGATCGGCGCCTTGGAGCGCGAAGCGATAGGCAGTGACGCCCGCTTCGGTATCGATCGTCAGGTCCTGCACGGGCTGGAAGAACAGCGTCATCCCGGGAAAGTTGGCCGTCCTGTCCCGCAGCCGCTTCAGCACGGTCGGCAATCCGGACCGATCTCCCACGGGCTTGAGGTTGACCGTCAGCCGCCCCTGGTTGAGCGCGGGATTCTGCCCGTCGACACCGATGCTCGACGATACGCTGGCGACCGCGGGGTCCTGCAGGATCGCGTCAGCCACCTGCTGCTGCCGCATCGCCATGGCGGCGAAGCCGGTTTCCTGCGGGGCCAGCGTCGCAACGGTGATCTGCCCCGTATCCTCCTCGGGAAACAGGTTCTTCGATATGCCGAAGAACAGGACGCCGGTGATCACCAGGGTTGCCGCGAAGATACCCAGGACCAGCCGCTGGCGCTCCAGCACCCAGTCCAGCCGGCCCTCATAGTACCGGGACAGGGCATCGAAGCCCTGCATCGCCCGCGCCGCCAGTGGCGACGGCCGGTGCTCGCCCTCGGGCTTCAGCCAGCGCGCAGCCAGCATCGGCACCAGCGTCAGCGCGACGACCGCGGACAGCACGATCGTCGCAGCCAGGGTGACGGCGAACTCGCGAAACAGCCGACCCACGACGTCGCCCATGAACAGCAGCGGGATCAGCACCGCGATCAGGCTGACCGTCAGGCTGACGATGGTGAAGCCGATCTCGCGCGATCCCTTCAGCGCCGCCGCGAAAGGCGCCATGCCCTCCTCGACATGGCGCGAAATGTTCTCGAGCACGACGATCGCATCGTCGACGACGAAACCCGAGGCGATCGTCAATGCCATCAAGGTCAGGTTGTTGACCGAAAAGCCCATCGCCCACATCGCCCCGAACGCGCCAACCAGCGACAAGGGCACGGCGATCGAGGCGATGACGGTTGCGCGCAGCGATCCCAGGAACAGGAAGATAACCGCCGTCACCAGCGCGATGGCCAGGAACAGTTCGAAACGTACGTCGGACACCGATGCGCGGATGCCCTCGGTGCGGTCGGTCAGCAGCGTCGCATGGACGTCGGCCGGCAACTGCGCCTCTAGCCCCGGCAGCGCATCCTTGATCGCATCGACGGTGCCGATCACGTTGGCGCCCGGCTGGCGCTGCACGTCTATGATGACGGCAGGCTCGCGATTCATCCACGAGGCGAGACGCGTGTTCTCGGTCGAATCTACCACGGTGGCGACGTCCGACAGGCGCACCGGCGCACCGTTCTGATAGGCGAGCACCAGCGACTTGTAGTCGGCGGCGCTGGCGAGCTGGTCATTGGCGTCGATCGTCCAGCTCTTGGTCGGGCCATCGAAACTTCCCTTGGCCGCGTTGGCATTGGCATTTCCGATCGCGGTACGGATGGATTCCAGCGAAAGCCCATGCGCCGACAGCGCCGCCACGTTCGCCTGGATCCGCACCGCGGGCCGCTGCCCGCCTGAGATGGAGACGAGGCCGACGCCGGAGACCTGGCCGATCTTATTGGCGAACTGCCGCTCGACGATCGCCTCGACCTCGCCCAGCGGCCGGGTCTTGGACGTGACGCCTAGCGACAGAACCGGCGCGTCTGCCGGGTTCACCTTGGCATATACCGGCGGCGCAGGCAGATCGGACGGCAGCAAGGTATCGGCCGCGTTGATCGCCGCCTGCACTTCCTGCTCGGCCACGTCGAGCGACAGGTCGAGCCGGAACTGCAGCGTGATCACCGAGGCCCCGGCCGAACTCGCCGAGGTCATCCGCGCCAGGCCCGGCATCTGCCCGAACTGACGTTCGAGCGGTGCCGTGACGGTCAAGGCCATGACGTCGGGACTGGCGCCGGGATAGAGCGTGCGGACCTGGATCGTCGGATAGTCGACCTCGGGCAGCGCCGAGAGCGGCAGCGTGCGATAGGCGATCAGGCCCGCCAGCAGCAGCGCCAGCATGATCAGCGTCGTCGCCACCGGCCGCAGGATGAAGGGGCGCGAAGGGCCGCCGTCGACCCGATCTTCGGGTATCGCCGCGCTATCCATGGCCGCGCTCAACCGCCACTCTGCGACTTGTGGCGGTGGCCATGCTTGCCGCCGCCTCCGCCGCCTGCTCCCTTTCCTCCTGCGCTCTTGTCGCCGGGCAACCGGACGCTGGAGCCATCCTCCAGCCCGTCGGCGCCGGCACTGATCACCGTCTCGTCACCTTTGAGGCCGGCGAGTATCGCCACCTGCTGGCCCAGCATCGGCCCGATCTTCACGACGACCAGCTTCACGGTCTTGTCGGGCTGCAGCACGAAGACGAAATCCCCGGGCTGGCCATGACGCACGGCGCTGACCGGCACGACCATCGCATGATGCAGCGTGCCGGTCAGCATCGCGACATTGACGAACTGGTTGGGAATGAGCTTGCCGCCGGGATTGGCGAAGCGCGCCTTCGCCTTGATCGTGCCGGTGGTGGTGTCGACGACGTTGTCGAAGGTGAGCAACGTGCCTTGTGCCAGCACCGGCGCGCCCGACTGGTCGATCGCGGTGACGGGCAGTCCGCCCCCACCCGCGCCCAGCCGGGCCTGGATTGCCGAGATCTGCGCCTGAGGCACCGAAAACTCCACGTCGATCGGATCAAGCTGGGTCACGGTCGCGATGCCGTTTGTATCGGCGGGCGTGACATAGTTGCCGATGTCGGTCTGGCGCAGGCCGATCCGCCCGCTCACCGGGCTGATCACAGAGGCATAGGTCAGGTTGAGGCGAGCGGTGCCGAGCGCCGCGCGGTCCGCGCCGACCGTACCTTCGAGCTGCTTGACCAGCGCCGCCTGGCTATCGACCTGCTGGCGTGCGATCGAATCCTGCGACTGCAAGGTCCGATACCGCGTGAGGTCCACTCGCGCCGAGTTGAGCTGCGCGGCATCGCGCGCGAGGTTGGCATCGGCTTGGGCGCTGGCGAGCGCGAAAGGCCGCGGATCGATCAGTGCCAGCCGCTGGCCCTTGGCGACCGTCTGGCCTTCCTTGAAGTCGATCTCCATCAGCCGGCCCGACTGTTGCGACCGCACGGAAGCGGTGACGAGCGGCGTCACCGTACCGAGCGCGCTCACGGTTTCGGGGACATCGGCATAGGTAACCTTGGCGATCGCGACGGGTGCGGGAAGCCGCCGGTTGCGATCGCCTTTGCTTCCGATCCCCACGACAAAATGGGCAATCGCAGCGGCTGCGAGCAATCCGATGATGATGATACCGATCCAGAACCACGGCTTACGCGCGGTTTCCGGCCTGTCGCCGGTGTCTGCAGTCTGATTCAACGGCGCGATCCTGCGCTGG
The window above is part of the Novosphingobium sp. G106 genome. Proteins encoded here:
- a CDS encoding intradiol ring-cleavage dioxygenase, producing the protein MKEFGGHDRGLRQDLLALDKLLARRRALGQLGAVGTSALVAACGGDGSSSSASTGTTATPTPTPSATATATPTPTASATSASCGTAAGETAGPYPGDGTNSSNGITSNALVASGIVRSDIRSSFINSTTTAQGVQLTVTLTLANVNNGCAPLAGYAVYLWHCDREGEYSLYGLPTESYLRGVQVTDSNGQVTFTTIFPGCYSGRYPHIHFEVFSSLANATSGRYAVLTSQLALPAAACSAVYATSAYSSSATNYSRVSISSDGIFGDNTTAQMAVMTPATTGSVAGGYTSTTTIGIAT
- a CDS encoding efflux transporter outer membrane subunit — its product is MIRSRPLIAALAIAGLLSGCSMAPAYHRPTLAPLPESFKEAPGWSSAAPSDAVAKGAWWALFGDPVLTALVEKVEVTNQTVAQYRAAYAAARAVTREQRAALFPAVTAQINAADAGSKTTGGSGLNGSGSTGQRYTAQIAATWEPDLWGRLGNGVNQARASEQAGAGDLANATLAARGELASDYLQLRGIDAERLLLDQTVIAYDRALTITQNKYKAGTVAHSDVDQAQTALSNAQADRRDLDRQRAAFEHAIAVLAGENPSSFAIAPVAWSPVVPDVPGTIPSTVLQRRPDIAAAERRVAAANSGIGIQRAAFFPQVSLSAGAGLSATGIGDLFAAPVTLWSLGLNAVETLLDFGANKARLAQSHAEYDQAAAVYRQTALTAFQQVEDELAAVSAYADEAKMRDQAATSADRAEQIARNQYLAGTIDYASVVTAQTAAYAARQARVQVVVDRQTAAVALIQAIGGNWDAASTATAPASAINNAPIVS
- a CDS encoding efflux RND transporter permease subunit codes for the protein MNLAAPFIHRPVGTLLLTLGLMLAGVAAFFSLAVAPLPQVDFPTIVVQANLPGASPQTMASTVAAPLEHRLGVIAGVTEMSSRSGVGSAQITLQFDLSRNIDGAARDVQAAINAARADLPTTLKTNPSYRKMNPADAPILILTLTSTTHSPSEIYDAVSNIVAQKLLQVQGVGNVELGGAALPSVRAELNPVALSRYGIALEDVRTALESESANRPRGVVDVADNAFQVYSNQPGLHAADYRNTIIAWRNGAAVRLSDIADVVDGPEDVRTMGLFNGRKAVPVVISRQPGANIVATVDAIKAQLPALQKAMPGDIKLAVANDRTTTIRASLHEVEVTLLIATLLVVLVVSLFLRSWRATLIPAVAVIASLLGTLGIMYLAGFSLDNLSLMALTVATGFVVDDAIVVVENISRHLEEGARPFDAALQGAREVGFTVLSISVSLIAVFTPLIFMGGLVGRLFREFALTMSAAVAISLVISLTTTPMLAAQVLRANEREVRVMRTARRAFDFAQARYTISLDWALANRGAVLLLLAGTLALNVYLIVLAPKGFFPSQDTGAIMGGIRADQSISFHDMQTKLTRIVKVIKSDPAVSTVVAFSGGSRAGGGFLFATLVPRGQRPAIDQVIARLRPKLGRISGVTAFLNPVQDLQVGGRQSNSTYQYVLKAESAAQLQDAAQRLTDALKKQADVLADVNVDQQDAGADVFVTVDRDAAARLGVTMEAIDQTLYDAFGQRQVANIYSGLNQYHVVMEAAPQFNGTPDALANLYVPVSSSQNSVPTLPGVAAGSTPIASALAAGNAVSTTALTMVPLSAVSHWATGSTNASVNHTDAEPSATISFNMPPHVALGDAAQRIAQVQAGLHLPATVHGDFGGTAKVFQQSTASMPLLILGALLAIYIVLGILYESAIHPLTVLSTLPSAGVGAVFALVVTGGQFDLIALIGIILLIGIVKKNAIMIIDFALDAERARGLSAFDAIREASILRFRPILMTTMAAALGALPLAIGFGDGAELRRPLGIAIIGGLCASQLLTLLTTPVVYLALDRFRRRSDHERLLSRHGDAPLPEGAPA
- a CDS encoding efflux RND transporter permease subunit; the encoded protein is MDSAAIPEDRVDGGPSRPFILRPVATTLIMLALLLAGLIAYRTLPLSALPEVDYPTIQVRTLYPGASPDVMALTVTAPLERQFGQMPGLARMTSASSAGASVITLQFRLDLSLDVAEQEVQAAINAADTLLPSDLPAPPVYAKVNPADAPVLSLGVTSKTRPLGEVEAIVERQFANKIGQVSGVGLVSISGGQRPAVRIQANVAALSAHGLSLESIRTAIGNANANAAKGSFDGPTKSWTIDANDQLASAADYKSLVLAYQNGAPVRLSDVATVVDSTENTRLASWMNREPAVIIDVQRQPGANVIGTVDAIKDALPGLEAQLPADVHATLLTDRTEGIRASVSDVRFELFLAIALVTAVIFLFLGSLRATVIASIAVPLSLVGAFGAMWAMGFSVNNLTLMALTIASGFVVDDAIVVLENISRHVEEGMAPFAAALKGSREIGFTIVSLTVSLIAVLIPLLFMGDVVGRLFREFAVTLAATIVLSAVVALTLVPMLAARWLKPEGEHRPSPLAARAMQGFDALSRYYEGRLDWVLERQRLVLGIFAATLVITGVLFFGISKNLFPEEDTGQITVATLAPQETGFAAMAMRQQQVADAILQDPAVASVSSSIGVDGQNPALNQGRLTVNLKPVGDRSGLPTVLKRLRDRTANFPGMTLFFQPVQDLTIDTEAGVTAYRFALQGADQAQVDEWGQKLATALARRPELTDVTANVLGQGAAVTVDINRDAAARLGLSALAIDNALYDAFGQRIVSTIYTQSSQNRVILEATPDMLSGPQGLAGLYIPVANGSAIPLGAVATIRQGLAPLVIAREAQFPSATIGFNLAAGTSLGGAVDVIKQVEQGLGIPAAVTTNFSGSAGAFQASLANEFWLVLAAIVVVYIVLGVLYESFVHPITILSTLPSAGVGALLALGLTGYGLGVIGIIGIVLLIGIVKKNAIMMIDFALQAMREDGMDAYAAIRQAALLRFRPIMMTTFAALFAALPLIFGGGMGYELRQPLGIAIAGGLVLSQALTLFTTPVIFLAFEGLKRRHKARNGHDGAALVQPT
- a CDS encoding efflux RND transporter periplasmic adaptor subunit, producing MNQTADTGDRPETARKPWFWIGIIIIGLLAAAAIAHFVVGIGSKGDRNRRLPAPVAIAKVTYADVPETVSALGTVTPLVTASVRSQQSGRLMEIDFKEGQTVAKGQRLALIDPRPFALASAQADANLARDAAQLNSARVDLTRYRTLQSQDSIARQQVDSQAALVKQLEGTVGADRAALGTARLNLTYASVISPVSGRIGLRQTDIGNYVTPADTNGIATVTQLDPIDVEFSVPQAQISAIQARLGAGGGGLPVTAIDQSGAPVLAQGTLLTFDNVVDTTTGTIKAKARFANPGGKLIPNQFVNVAMLTGTLHHAMVVPVSAVRHGQPGDFVFVLQPDKTVKLVVVKIGPMLGQQVAILAGLKGDETVISAGADGLEDGSSVRLPGDKSAGGKGAGGGGGGKHGHRHKSQSGG